Proteins encoded by one window of Microbacterium testaceum:
- a CDS encoding citrate synthase, with product MSDAGTQQDKATLTVGGTTAEFPVLRGTDGVPSIDIASLTKQTGHTTLDYGFVNTASTKSDITYIDGDQGILRYRGYPIEQLAKNSTYLEVAWLLIYGELPSASELASFDERIRRHTLLHEDLKSLFSALPPTAHPMSVLSAATAALSTYYEAESDPHNPEHVELNTVRMLAKLPVIAAYAHKKSIGQAFLYPDNSLGFVDNFLKLNFGVHSEPFEANPVMTKALDLLLMLHEDHEQNASTSTVRLVGSTGANQFASISAGIQALSGPLHGGANEAVLQMLARIRDSGESVERFVERVKNKEQGVKLMGFGHRVYKNYDPRAKLVKESADEVLTALGVSDPLLDLAKELEQIALEDDYFKERRLYPNVDFYTGVIYKAMGFPTRMFTVLFAIGRLPGWLAQWREAISDPQTKIGRPQQLYTGAAERNYPGV from the coding sequence GTGAGCGACGCGGGCACGCAGCAGGACAAGGCCACTCTCACGGTAGGGGGCACCACCGCCGAATTCCCGGTCCTGCGAGGCACCGACGGCGTTCCGAGCATCGACATCGCGTCGCTGACGAAGCAGACCGGTCACACCACGCTCGACTACGGCTTCGTCAACACGGCCTCGACGAAGTCCGACATCACCTACATCGACGGCGACCAGGGCATCCTCCGCTATCGCGGGTACCCCATCGAGCAGCTGGCGAAGAACAGCACCTACCTCGAGGTCGCCTGGCTGCTCATCTACGGCGAGCTGCCCTCGGCATCCGAGCTCGCGTCGTTCGACGAGCGGATCCGCCGTCACACGCTGCTGCACGAAGACCTCAAGAGCCTCTTCTCGGCGCTGCCGCCCACCGCGCACCCCATGTCGGTGCTCTCGGCGGCGACCGCGGCCCTCTCGACCTACTACGAGGCCGAGTCCGACCCGCACAACCCCGAGCACGTCGAGCTCAACACGGTCCGCATGCTCGCGAAGCTCCCCGTGATCGCGGCCTACGCGCACAAGAAGAGCATCGGACAGGCGTTCCTGTACCCCGACAACTCCCTGGGCTTCGTCGACAACTTCCTCAAGCTCAACTTCGGTGTGCACAGCGAGCCCTTCGAGGCCAACCCGGTCATGACGAAGGCCCTCGACCTGCTGCTGATGCTGCACGAGGACCACGAGCAGAACGCCTCGACCTCGACCGTGCGCCTGGTCGGTTCGACCGGAGCGAACCAGTTCGCGTCAATCTCCGCCGGCATCCAGGCGCTGTCCGGCCCCCTGCACGGTGGCGCGAACGAAGCCGTCCTGCAGATGCTCGCGCGCATCCGCGACTCGGGCGAGAGCGTCGAGCGCTTCGTCGAGCGGGTGAAGAACAAGGAGCAGGGCGTCAAGCTCATGGGCTTCGGTCACCGCGTCTACAAGAACTACGACCCGCGCGCGAAGCTCGTCAAAGAGTCGGCCGACGAGGTGCTCACCGCACTCGGCGTCAGCGACCCGCTGCTCGACCTCGCCAAGGAGCTCGAGCAGATCGCCCTCGAGGATGACTACTTCAAGGAGCGTCGCCTTTACCCGAACGTCGACTTCTACACCGGCGTGATCTACAAGGCGATGGGCTTCCCCACGCGCATGTTCACGGTGCTGTTCGCGATCGGCCGTCTGCCCGGCTGGCTCGCCCAGTGGCGCGAGGCGATCAGCGACCCCCAGACGAAGATCGGCCGCCCGCAGCAGCTGTACACGGGTGCCGCCGAGCGCAACTACCCCGGCGTCTGA
- a CDS encoding biotin-dependent carboxyltransferase family protein, producing the protein MACEIRQPGLATTVQDLGRIGHYALGFPQGGAMDQESARLANALVGNGPEAAVLECAYMGPVIAATAPIEIAVTGAPIEVHVNGAPRPAWTRLQLEAGDELSFGVIQGGTRFFIALRGGIDVPLALGSRSTYAIGGIGGIEGRALRAGDVVETLEPTHPLPAGDTIAESDRPVFSREQEVRIMFGLYDHLLSSEGRRRLVEEDWTLTPTADRMGLRYSGPGVEWREREQPFGAGQDPSNIVDAGYAVGSIQIPGGTQPIVLHRDAVSGGGYAMVATVISADMDLVARAAPGTRTRFVPIDMDTALGARAERRSRIARVVGGLTTG; encoded by the coding sequence ATGGCATGTGAAATCCGCCAGCCCGGGCTGGCCACCACCGTTCAAGACCTCGGTCGCATCGGGCATTACGCGCTGGGGTTCCCGCAGGGCGGGGCGATGGACCAGGAGTCAGCGCGCCTCGCGAACGCGCTCGTCGGCAATGGTCCCGAGGCGGCCGTGCTCGAGTGCGCGTACATGGGCCCGGTCATCGCCGCGACCGCTCCGATCGAGATCGCCGTCACGGGCGCGCCCATCGAGGTCCACGTGAACGGTGCGCCGCGCCCCGCCTGGACGCGTCTGCAGCTCGAGGCGGGCGACGAACTGTCGTTCGGCGTCATCCAGGGCGGCACGCGATTCTTCATCGCCCTGCGCGGCGGGATCGATGTTCCTCTCGCCCTGGGGAGTCGCTCGACCTACGCGATCGGCGGGATCGGCGGAATCGAGGGCCGCGCGCTGCGTGCCGGAGACGTCGTGGAGACCCTCGAGCCCACCCACCCGCTACCCGCCGGCGACACCATCGCCGAGTCCGACAGGCCCGTCTTCTCTCGCGAGCAGGAGGTGCGCATCATGTTCGGCCTCTACGACCACCTGCTCTCGAGCGAGGGGCGCCGTCGCCTCGTCGAGGAGGACTGGACGCTCACCCCGACCGCCGACCGCATGGGACTGCGCTACTCGGGTCCCGGCGTCGAGTGGAGGGAACGCGAACAGCCCTTCGGGGCGGGTCAGGACCCCTCGAACATCGTCGACGCCGGGTACGCGGTCGGCTCGATCCAGATCCCGGGCGGTACGCAGCCGATCGTGCTGCACCGCGACGCAGTGTCGGGCGGCGGCTACGCGATGGTCGCCACTGTCATTAGCGCCGACATGGACCTTGTCGCTCGCGCCGCTCCCGGCACGCGCACCCGGTTCGTTCCGATCGACATGGACACCGCCCTTGGCGCACGCGCCGAGCGACGTTCCCGCATCGCCCGGGTCGTGGGCGGTCTCACCACGGGCTGA
- a CDS encoding 5-oxoprolinase subunit B family protein yields MTDVSIAPARLTWGGDEFLFAEIDEAMGLAANFRAMTIARGVADRALPGVIDICPANASLLIRFDPDVLSAGTLERVVREIEAGVTDADDVLRTRIIEVPVWYDDPFTAETAQRFREGYHQDPSSGDLDYAARVNGLSDKAEFIRRHHSQPWLVSMVGFVAGLPFLYQLVDREQQLEVPKYLSPRTDTPRLTLGHGGCFGAIYSVRGAGGYQMFGIVAPPIYQPEQTLPDFAESSVLFRAGDIVRFHPVDEAEYTRIQDDVEAGTYRYRQAPVTFSLGATLADPLAANRTMIEVLDGM; encoded by the coding sequence ATGACCGATGTCTCGATCGCCCCCGCCCGTCTGACCTGGGGAGGGGATGAGTTCCTCTTCGCCGAGATCGACGAGGCGATGGGTCTCGCCGCCAACTTCCGCGCGATGACCATCGCGCGCGGGGTCGCCGACCGCGCCCTGCCGGGGGTGATCGACATCTGCCCCGCGAACGCGTCGTTGCTCATCCGCTTCGATCCCGATGTGCTCTCGGCGGGGACGCTCGAGAGGGTCGTCCGAGAGATCGAGGCCGGCGTGACGGATGCCGACGACGTTCTGCGCACGCGGATCATCGAGGTGCCCGTCTGGTACGACGATCCCTTCACCGCCGAGACCGCGCAGCGCTTCCGCGAGGGGTACCACCAGGACCCGTCGTCGGGCGACCTCGACTACGCGGCACGGGTGAACGGGCTCAGCGACAAGGCGGAGTTCATCCGACGCCATCACTCCCAACCGTGGCTGGTGTCGATGGTCGGCTTCGTGGCGGGGCTTCCGTTCCTGTACCAACTCGTCGATCGCGAGCAGCAGCTGGAGGTGCCGAAGTACCTCAGCCCGCGCACCGACACGCCCCGGCTGACTCTCGGTCACGGCGGGTGCTTCGGGGCGATCTACTCGGTCCGCGGGGCGGGCGGCTACCAGATGTTCGGCATCGTCGCCCCACCCATCTATCAGCCCGAGCAGACGCTGCCCGACTTCGCCGAGTCGTCCGTGCTCTTCCGCGCCGGAGACATCGTGCGCTTCCACCCCGTGGACGAGGCGGAGTACACCCGCATCCAGGATGACGTCGAGGCTGGCACCTACCGCTACCGTCAGGCTCCCGTCACCTTCTCGCTCGGCGCCACGCTCGCCGACCCGCTCGCCGCCAACCGCACGATGATCGAGGTTCTCGATGGCATGTGA
- a CDS encoding acetyl-CoA carboxylase biotin carboxylase subunit, which produces MKRLLIANRGEIAVRIARTARTLGIETVAVVSEADREALITEVVDAVAVIGPAPAAQSYLSQDAILAAARTHGADAIHPGYGFLSENAGFARRVIDAGLVWVGPDPTTIELMGDKARAIVAARAAAVPTLPGSDGALGDDDDAPAAAAAVGFPLLIKARAGGGGRGIRLVRSPDEFDEALSIARSEARASFGDDAVYLERFVNHARHVEVQILGDGRDAIHLGDRDCSMQRRSQKVLEEAPAPGLPDATRERIRRSSVDLARACGYSGAGTVEFLYDPASGDAFFIEMNTRLQVEHPVTETLTGLDLVAEQLRIADGEPLSLTQDLVELNGHAIECRINAEDPARGFFPSPGTIERFSWPEGVRMDAGFRTGSVVTPFYDSLVAKLIVHADDRDTAIRAMSSALADTVIDGIQTTLPLHRALVDAPAFRDVAHYTTFIEAEPEAWNRS; this is translated from the coding sequence ATGAAGCGTCTGCTCATCGCCAACCGAGGGGAGATCGCCGTGCGCATCGCCCGCACCGCGCGCACCCTCGGCATCGAGACCGTCGCCGTGGTGTCGGAGGCGGACCGCGAGGCCCTCATCACCGAGGTCGTGGACGCGGTCGCCGTGATCGGCCCGGCCCCCGCCGCACAGTCCTACCTCTCGCAAGACGCCATCCTCGCCGCGGCCCGCACCCACGGCGCGGACGCGATCCACCCCGGCTACGGCTTTCTCAGCGAGAACGCTGGCTTCGCCCGCCGGGTGATCGACGCCGGACTGGTGTGGGTGGGTCCCGATCCCACGACCATCGAGCTGATGGGCGACAAGGCCCGCGCGATCGTCGCCGCACGAGCGGCCGCCGTCCCCACCCTCCCAGGCAGCGACGGAGCCCTGGGCGACGACGACGACGCGCCGGCTGCGGCCGCCGCCGTGGGCTTCCCCCTCCTGATCAAGGCGCGCGCGGGCGGCGGGGGCCGCGGCATCCGTCTCGTCCGCTCCCCCGACGAGTTCGACGAGGCGCTCTCCATCGCCCGCAGCGAAGCCCGCGCCTCGTTCGGCGACGACGCGGTGTACCTCGAGCGCTTCGTGAATCACGCCCGGCACGTCGAGGTGCAGATCCTCGGAGACGGTCGGGATGCCATCCACCTCGGCGACCGCGACTGCTCGATGCAGCGTCGATCGCAGAAGGTCCTCGAGGAGGCACCGGCGCCGGGACTCCCCGACGCCACGCGCGAACGCATCCGCCGATCGTCGGTCGACCTGGCCCGCGCGTGCGGATACTCCGGGGCCGGAACCGTCGAGTTCCTCTACGATCCGGCATCCGGAGACGCGTTCTTCATCGAGATGAACACGCGTCTCCAGGTGGAGCATCCCGTCACCGAGACGCTGACCGGGCTCGATCTGGTGGCAGAGCAGCTGCGCATCGCCGATGGCGAGCCGCTCTCGCTGACGCAGGACCTGGTCGAACTGAACGGCCACGCGATCGAATGCCGCATCAACGCCGAGGACCCCGCGCGCGGGTTCTTCCCGAGCCCCGGCACGATCGAGCGCTTCTCGTGGCCCGAGGGGGTGCGGATGGATGCCGGCTTCCGCACGGGCTCGGTGGTGACACCGTTCTACGACTCGCTCGTGGCGAAGCTCATCGTGCACGCCGACGATCGCGACACGGCGATCCGCGCCATGTCGAGCGCTCTCGCGGACACCGTGATCGACGGCATCCAGACGACCCTCCCCCTCCATCGCGCTCTCGTGGACGCCCCCGCGTTCCGGGACGTGGCGCACTACACGACGTTCATCGAAGCCGAACCGGAAGCGTGGAACCGCTCATGA
- a CDS encoding acetyl-CoA carboxylase → MTDIISPLPGVFYRRPGPGKDPYIETGDTVEAGQTIGVIEIMKQFSEIPAPVAGVVGEFLVADNGAVNPGDVIVTISET, encoded by the coding sequence ATGACCGACATCATCTCGCCGCTTCCCGGTGTGTTCTATCGCCGTCCGGGTCCGGGCAAGGACCCCTACATCGAGACGGGCGACACCGTCGAGGCCGGCCAGACGATCGGCGTCATCGAGATCATGAAGCAGTTCTCCGAGATCCCCGCGCCCGTTGCCGGGGTCGTGGGCGAGTTCCTCGTCGCCGACAACGGCGCGGTCAACCCGGGCGACGTGATCGTCACCATCTCCGAGACGTGA
- the pxpA gene encoding 5-oxoprolinase subunit PxpA has protein sequence MSQHFTINADMGEGIGLHRFGYDADLMPLVDLINVACGFHAGDPQVMRTTVSLAAEHGVRVGAHPGLPDLVGFGRRRMALTPDEVDDLFTYQVGALCGFLERAGQPLSHIKPHGALWGMLADDPELMRAAARATKAFEVPFLGLAGTAHESVCREEGVDFVAEMYVDMDYDARARLILTRSAHETDPAAAAERVSRATRGETVAAADGTPLTLSFQTVCVHSDAPSAVVVARAVREVLDDHDRSTTSPEGDNA, from the coding sequence ATGTCCCAGCACTTCACGATCAACGCCGATATGGGCGAGGGCATCGGTCTGCACCGCTTCGGGTACGACGCGGACCTCATGCCTCTCGTCGACCTCATCAACGTCGCGTGCGGATTCCACGCCGGCGACCCCCAGGTCATGCGGACGACGGTCTCACTCGCCGCGGAGCACGGGGTACGCGTCGGCGCGCACCCCGGCCTTCCCGACCTCGTCGGCTTCGGGCGGCGACGCATGGCGCTGACCCCCGACGAGGTCGACGACCTCTTCACCTACCAGGTGGGAGCCCTCTGCGGCTTCCTCGAGCGCGCCGGGCAGCCGCTGTCGCACATCAAGCCCCACGGCGCCCTGTGGGGAATGCTCGCCGACGATCCCGAGCTCATGCGTGCCGCCGCTCGTGCCACTAAGGCTTTCGAGGTTCCGTTCCTCGGATTGGCGGGCACCGCCCACGAAAGCGTGTGCCGCGAAGAGGGCGTGGACTTCGTCGCCGAGATGTACGTCGACATGGACTACGACGCCCGCGCTCGACTCATCCTCACGCGGTCCGCGCACGAGACCGATCCGGCCGCGGCCGCCGAGCGCGTCTCTCGCGCCACTCGAGGCGAGACCGTCGCCGCCGCCGACGGCACCCCGTTGACCCTGAGCTTCCAGACCGTGTGCGTCCACTCCGACGCACCCTCCGCCGTCGTCGTGGCCCGCGCCGTTCGCGAGGTCCTCGACGATCACGACCGCTCCACCACGTCCCCTGAAGGAGACAACGCATGA
- a CDS encoding PucR family transcriptional regulator — MRLADLIGDEILGLRLVGDPPSDRLERNVTGCSQSELMDPSPYLARGELVLTLGMGMNVRDVRTWDAYVERIVSAGATALGFGLGPVHASIPEGLALACSHYNLPLIELAPDFPLIKLSRHVWQELAAERYEIARRGWELADDCIHEATEGAPLNQLLRRLSDTVGGRVQLLDPAGFEIGAAGESRNEPGRTTRARLRLPGGEHQHFQLAVEARDETMLLQPLLGPALAVVAMQLSNTLTARSPMHSQSAGVFFQTLLDARTDLEHQRAAAVSAGFVPEAPWDAVTVRRPEEVSLATLRLLTWRLRVLLEREYARVRFYDEADRATLLAQGARNDRPLGDVLAEVSDVETGLDVRFNRDLAFDEIAIALQVSRRAPMQSGVAPAPVADLLSLVEGLPRTGVATLARRALEPLADAEPVLLETLEVYLETSGSTRAVCERLFIHRNTLAYRMRRIETLLGVDLEDGQARAVLLLAFRLRHAG; from the coding sequence ATGCGACTCGCGGACCTCATCGGCGACGAGATTCTCGGACTCCGTCTTGTCGGCGACCCGCCGTCGGATCGTCTCGAGCGCAACGTCACGGGCTGCTCGCAGTCCGAGCTGATGGACCCCTCGCCGTACCTGGCCCGGGGTGAGCTCGTTCTCACTCTCGGAATGGGGATGAACGTCCGTGACGTGCGCACCTGGGACGCGTACGTCGAGCGGATCGTGAGCGCGGGAGCGACCGCCCTGGGGTTCGGACTCGGCCCGGTGCACGCCTCGATCCCGGAGGGACTCGCCCTCGCGTGTTCGCACTACAACCTGCCCCTGATCGAGCTCGCCCCCGACTTTCCGCTGATCAAGCTGTCTCGCCACGTCTGGCAGGAGCTCGCCGCCGAGCGCTACGAGATCGCCCGCCGTGGGTGGGAGCTCGCCGACGACTGCATCCACGAGGCGACCGAAGGGGCGCCCCTCAATCAACTCCTGCGCCGGCTCAGCGACACGGTCGGCGGACGCGTTCAGCTGCTCGATCCCGCGGGGTTCGAGATCGGTGCCGCGGGCGAGTCGCGAAACGAGCCCGGCCGCACCACGCGGGCGAGACTCCGCCTGCCCGGCGGTGAGCACCAGCATTTCCAGCTGGCTGTCGAAGCGCGCGACGAGACGATGCTGCTCCAGCCGCTTCTGGGACCGGCGCTCGCCGTCGTGGCGATGCAGTTGTCGAACACCCTGACGGCCCGCTCACCGATGCACTCGCAGTCGGCCGGGGTGTTCTTCCAGACGTTGCTCGACGCGCGCACCGACCTCGAGCATCAGCGCGCGGCGGCCGTCTCCGCCGGGTTCGTCCCCGAGGCGCCGTGGGACGCGGTGACGGTGCGGCGGCCCGAGGAGGTCTCGCTGGCGACGCTGCGCCTGCTGACCTGGAGGCTGCGGGTGCTCCTGGAGCGGGAGTACGCCCGCGTCCGGTTCTACGACGAAGCCGATCGGGCGACGCTGCTCGCGCAGGGTGCGCGCAACGACCGCCCTCTCGGGGACGTCCTCGCCGAGGTCTCCGACGTCGAGACGGGGCTCGACGTGCGTTTCAACCGGGACCTCGCATTCGATGAGATCGCGATCGCCCTGCAGGTCTCGCGGCGCGCACCGATGCAGTCGGGAGTCGCGCCGGCACCGGTCGCCGATCTGCTCTCGTTGGTCGAGGGCTTGCCGCGAACGGGCGTGGCGACACTGGCGCGTCGCGCCCTCGAACCCCTCGCCGACGCCGAGCCGGTGCTGCTCGAGACGCTCGAGGTGTATCTCGAGACGAGCGGCTCGACGAGGGCGGTATGCGAGCGGTTGTTCATTCACCGGAACACCCTGGCGTACCGCATGCGGCGCATCGAGACGCTGCTGGGCGTAGACCTCGAAGACGGGCAGGCTCGCGCCGTCCTCCTCCTGGCGTTCCGGCTGCGCCACGCGGGGTGA
- a CDS encoding purine-cytosine permease family protein, protein MSYSSYLVRDTDRVPRWSLTMAWWALFSAMFWIYVAVASAGAVGLGNTLIGMALTVATYGVVNLVLSRYAARTGLTVELFSRSLFGILGSALATLIFAATAIYYAVFEGSIIAVALQKSFGGQINLWYLLVVVYAIPLAVGPVQRWLDRLNGILLPIYVVGLVAVVVAATVQHGAPTAIFDVAAAGPLPGWLTSYLIYMGVWIMMMYTFDYARLGRPADRKFHGTITFGWVFYLFTFAVNGLIGIYVIAATGHEGSETGVVDAFLGTLGFFGLLVIFVSQTRINTANYYLASTNLDAFATRVFRLALPRWVWVIVSGGIAYLLMLTNVVTWLLKALAWQGVFVTAWVTIALVAIALTRASGALPEVRRDRLSAITPGAIVWIVAAAVGIVLTEVNAGVLTSLAPLVTVAIAGVGAVLVFRAWPPRVIDEGGADAAESLELDELHLR, encoded by the coding sequence TTGTCGTATTCGTCCTACCTCGTCCGCGACACCGATCGTGTCCCGCGGTGGTCGCTCACCATGGCCTGGTGGGCCCTGTTCTCGGCCATGTTCTGGATCTACGTCGCCGTCGCCTCCGCCGGCGCGGTGGGCCTCGGCAACACGCTCATCGGCATGGCGCTGACGGTGGCGACCTACGGAGTGGTCAACCTCGTGCTGTCGCGGTACGCCGCTCGGACGGGTCTCACCGTCGAGCTGTTCTCCCGCAGCCTGTTCGGCATCCTCGGTTCGGCCCTGGCCACCCTGATCTTCGCGGCGACGGCGATCTACTACGCCGTCTTCGAGGGCTCGATCATCGCCGTCGCCCTGCAGAAGTCTTTCGGCGGACAGATCAATCTCTGGTATCTCCTGGTCGTCGTGTACGCGATCCCGCTCGCGGTGGGCCCGGTGCAACGGTGGCTGGACCGGCTCAACGGCATCCTGCTCCCCATCTACGTCGTGGGCCTCGTCGCCGTCGTCGTCGCGGCGACCGTGCAGCACGGCGCCCCGACGGCGATCTTCGACGTCGCCGCGGCAGGGCCGCTGCCCGGCTGGCTCACCTCGTACCTCATCTACATGGGCGTCTGGATCATGATGATGTACACCTTCGATTACGCCCGTCTCGGTCGCCCGGCCGACCGGAAGTTCCACGGCACGATCACCTTCGGGTGGGTGTTCTACCTCTTCACGTTCGCGGTCAACGGACTGATCGGGATCTACGTGATCGCGGCCACGGGGCACGAGGGGAGCGAGACCGGAGTCGTCGACGCCTTCCTCGGCACGCTCGGCTTCTTCGGCCTGCTCGTGATCTTCGTGTCGCAGACGCGCATCAACACGGCCAACTACTACCTGGCCTCGACCAACCTCGATGCCTTCGCGACGCGCGTGTTCCGCCTGGCATTGCCGCGCTGGGTCTGGGTGATCGTCAGCGGCGGCATCGCGTACCTGCTCATGCTCACCAACGTCGTCACGTGGCTGTTGAAAGCGCTCGCCTGGCAGGGAGTGTTCGTCACCGCGTGGGTGACCATCGCGCTCGTCGCCATCGCGCTGACCCGCGCTTCGGGGGCGCTCCCCGAGGTGAGGCGCGATCGCCTCTCGGCCATCACCCCGGGCGCGATCGTCTGGATCGTCGCCGCGGCGGTGGGGATCGTGCTCACCGAGGTGAACGCGGGAGTCCTCACCTCGCTGGCTCCGCTCGTTACGGTGGCGATCGCCGGGGTGGGTGCCGTGCTCGTATTCCGCGCCTGGCCGCCGCGCGTCATCGACGAGGGCGGGGCGGATGCCGCCGAGTCGCTCGAGCTCGACGAGCTGCACCTGCGCTGA
- the ddaH gene encoding dimethylargininase, whose translation MPRLIVRRPSPSLAEGELTHLDRVPVDASLALQQWQGYVDAFRTRGWEIVEIDPADDQPDGVFVEDAVVVFGDLAVLCRAGAVSRRGEAESVRAGVTASGIDLAEIVEPGTLDGGDVLKVGRTVYVGASSRTNAEGIAQLWALLEPHGWEVREIPVTKVLHLKSGVTALPDGTVVGFEPLVDDSSLFPVFAGVPEEHGTAVVVLDDDTVLMSADAPATAEEHRFRGLEVVTVDVSEFEKLEGCVTCLSVRVRD comes from the coding sequence ATGCCGCGTCTGATCGTCCGCCGCCCCTCCCCGTCGCTCGCCGAAGGGGAGCTGACGCACCTCGACCGCGTGCCGGTCGACGCCTCTCTCGCCCTGCAGCAGTGGCAGGGGTACGTCGATGCCTTCCGCACCCGTGGGTGGGAGATCGTCGAGATCGACCCGGCCGATGACCAGCCCGACGGGGTGTTCGTCGAGGATGCGGTCGTCGTCTTCGGCGACCTCGCCGTGCTCTGCCGGGCCGGCGCCGTCTCGCGCCGCGGTGAGGCGGAGAGCGTGCGCGCGGGGGTCACGGCATCCGGAATCGATCTTGCCGAGATCGTGGAACCCGGAACCCTCGACGGGGGCGACGTGCTCAAGGTCGGACGGACCGTCTACGTGGGCGCGTCGTCGCGGACGAACGCCGAGGGCATCGCCCAGCTGTGGGCTCTGCTCGAGCCGCATGGGTGGGAGGTGCGCGAGATCCCGGTCACGAAGGTGCTGCACCTGAAATCGGGGGTGACCGCTCTTCCCGACGGAACGGTGGTGGGGTTCGAGCCGCTGGTCGACGATTCGTCGCTGTTCCCCGTGTTCGCGGGCGTGCCCGAGGAGCACGGCACGGCCGTGGTCGTGCTCGACGACGACACGGTGCTGATGTCGGCGGACGCCCCGGCGACGGCGGAGGAGCACCGGTTCCGCGGCCTCGAGGTCGTGACCGTCGACGTGAGCGAGTTCGAGAAGCTCGAGGGCTGCGTGACCTGCCTGTCGGTGCGGGTGCGCGACTGA
- the dapD gene encoding 2,3,4,5-tetrahydropyridine-2,6-dicarboxylate N-succinyltransferase — MSNERRISAAGLSTRTTGGTVLDAWFPKPVLGAPGDLDAEQAALESAAGPDERRGVVVETVSLTIDADAAPASTVDAYLRLHALSHLLVRPNEINLDGIFGHLPNVAWTNAGPVHPDDAERLLPQLKRHGIQLQGLDKFPRLTDYVLPAGVRIADASRVRLGAHLSPGTTVMHEGFVNFNAGTLGSSMIEGRVSQGVVIGDGTDIGGGASIMGTLSGGGTHRVSIGARTLLGANAGIGISLGDDCVVEAGLYVTAGTKVRVGDETVKAGELSGRDGILFRRNSLTGAVEASARAGVGVTLNEALHA; from the coding sequence GTGAGCAACGAACGACGCATCAGCGCTGCCGGCCTCTCGACGCGAACCACCGGGGGGACGGTGCTCGACGCCTGGTTCCCGAAGCCGGTCCTCGGTGCCCCCGGCGACCTGGATGCCGAGCAGGCGGCGCTCGAATCCGCCGCCGGCCCCGACGAGCGACGTGGTGTCGTCGTCGAGACGGTGTCGCTCACGATCGACGCCGACGCGGCTCCCGCCTCGACCGTCGACGCCTACCTGCGCCTGCACGCGCTGTCGCACCTGCTCGTCCGGCCCAACGAGATCAACCTCGACGGCATCTTCGGTCACCTCCCCAACGTCGCGTGGACGAACGCGGGTCCCGTGCACCCCGACGACGCGGAGCGCCTGCTGCCGCAGTTGAAGCGTCACGGCATCCAGCTCCAGGGTCTCGACAAGTTCCCGCGCCTGACCGACTACGTCCTGCCCGCGGGCGTGCGCATCGCCGACGCCTCGCGCGTGCGCCTGGGCGCGCACCTCTCCCCCGGCACGACCGTCATGCACGAGGGCTTCGTCAACTTCAACGCCGGCACGCTCGGCTCCTCGATGATCGAGGGCCGCGTCTCTCAGGGCGTCGTCATCGGCGACGGCACCGACATCGGCGGCGGCGCCTCGATCATGGGCACGCTCTCGGGCGGCGGGACGCACCGCGTCTCGATCGGAGCACGCACCCTGCTCGGCGCGAACGCCGGCATCGGCATTTCGCTCGGAGACGACTGCGTCGTCGAGGCCGGTCTCTACGTGACCGCCGGCACGAAAGTGCGCGTCGGCGACGAGACGGTCAAGGCGGGCGAGCTGTCGGGTCGCGACGGCATCCTGTTCCGCCGCAACTCCCTCACCGGCGCCGTCGAGGCCTCGGCCCGCGCCGGCGTCGGCGTCACGCTGAACGAGGCACTGCACGCCTGA